The Rhododendron vialii isolate Sample 1 chromosome 6a, ASM3025357v1 genome includes a window with the following:
- the LOC131328700 gene encoding VQ motif-containing protein 1-like: MSRGNVSGLVKVVYIETKYVETDATSFKSVVQRLTGKDSKVGVEQTTSGLGAERRVANLSRLASFKEFDRLLMELPPLDELYRLCTG; this comes from the coding sequence ATGTCTCGTGGCAACGTATCTGGGTTGGTGAAGGTAGTGTATATCGAAACGAAGTACGTGGAAACCGATGCCACAAGCTTCAAGTCCGTCGTTCAGAGACTCACCGGAAAGGATTCCAAGGTTGGGGTGGAGCAGACGACTAGTGGCTTGGGTGCCGAAAGAAGGGTGGCGAATTTGTCAAGATTAGCTTCATTTAAGGAGTTTGATAGGTTGCTTATGGAGCTGCCGCCTTTGGATGAACTTTATCGGCTTTGCACTGGCTAA